Proteins encoded by one window of Kribbella italica:
- a CDS encoding TetR/AcrR family transcriptional regulator — translation MNQSSPWQPITPAKPARATREPLTRERIVDTALRLLVEQGYEAVSMRKVAQALDTGPASLYAHVANKKELDQLMLDRAAADMVLPDADPEHWQEQLKAAMDEILRVMRAYPGLARAAIGQVPLGEYAMLSTERMLAILKAGRVPDQAAAWAVDLIPLFITATAFEESVQGAADFAPEDLAGFVDQLRSFFGSLDPARFPLTIALAGAMTTGASGDDRFDFGAQVIIAGLASMVPPQQ, via the coding sequence ATGAACCAGTCGTCGCCGTGGCAGCCGATCACTCCCGCCAAGCCGGCCCGCGCCACGCGGGAGCCGCTCACGCGCGAGCGGATTGTCGACACCGCGCTGCGGCTGCTGGTCGAGCAGGGCTACGAGGCGGTGTCGATGCGCAAGGTTGCCCAGGCGCTCGACACCGGCCCGGCCTCTCTGTACGCGCACGTCGCGAACAAGAAGGAGCTCGACCAGCTGATGCTCGACCGCGCCGCCGCCGACATGGTGCTGCCGGACGCCGATCCGGAGCACTGGCAGGAGCAGCTCAAGGCCGCGATGGACGAGATCCTCCGGGTGATGCGCGCGTACCCCGGCCTGGCCCGCGCGGCGATCGGTCAGGTCCCGCTGGGGGAGTACGCCATGCTCAGCACCGAACGCATGCTCGCGATCCTCAAAGCCGGCCGAGTCCCCGACCAGGCCGCCGCCTGGGCCGTCGACCTGATCCCGCTGTTCATCACCGCCACGGCCTTCGAGGAAAGCGTCCAGGGCGCCGCCGACTTCGCCCCCGAAGACCTCGCCGGATTCGTCGACCAACTCCGCTCGTTCTTCGGCTCCCTCGACCCAGCCCGCTTCCCACTCACCATCGCCCTGGCCGGCGCCATGACCACCGGCGCCAGCGGCGACG